A DNA window from Solanum lycopersicum chromosome 3, SLM_r2.1 contains the following coding sequences:
- the LOC101263682 gene encoding uncharacterized protein isoform X2, which translates to MMRRSFSGGGGGTNGGGMLRAVQRAVRTGGTINGAAQESFSHSSTTKTTKSSTTTAHAFHTKASSNAVSLSSSSPLSNLPLSAAAAAALAPATWDSSSESEEWECLEDNNNNNKNNGILFDDYILGPVPSTDEVHHAVSALHQVLEPTYFAYSTNDGLGYKSNEDTSNELTSSINLTHEVLSSSGSVSDWIEPSIHICNSKLLQSYGSNRVYDAFHLLQTEPSIQKMVISLSSDKAVWDVVLNNEAVREIRDSLKQADNGLQAGNSEEGLDKSDSDGTVDIIGWIVLNTKEKVLEIVEKIIEFVNEWFQPPEEEKTSDGDTDPFEEKLRTSFFLSIVVLLVVVVARAQCA; encoded by the exons ATGATGAGGCGATCATTcagtggtggtggtggaggaACTAATGGTGGCGGCATGTTAAGAGCCGTTCAAAGGGCTGTGAGGACAGGTGGCACTATCAACGGTGCGGCCCAAGAGTCCTTCTCTCACTCATCAACCACTAAAACAACCAAAAGTAGTACTACTACTGCCCACGCGTTTCACACCAAAGCGAGTAGTAACGCCGTTTCTCTCTCCTCTTCATCGCCTTTGTCTAATCTTCCGTTatctgctgctgctgctgccgCCCTTGCACCGGCCACCTGGGATTCTTCTTCCGAATCTGAAGAGTGGGAATGTTTagaggataataataataataataaaaataatggtatTTTATTTGATGATTATATTCTGGGTCCTGTTCCATCAACTGACGAAGTTCATCATGCAGTTTCTGCTCTTCATCA GGTCCTTGAACCAACCTATTTTGCATATTCTACCAACGACGGTCTTGGTTACAAATCAAATGAGGATACATCAAATGAACTCACTAGTTCAATTAACCTGACGCATGAAGTACTCTCTTCCAGTGGATCTGTGTCTGATTGGATTGAACCGTCTATTCATATCTGTAATTCGAAATTGTTACAGTCATATGGATCTAACCGAGTTTATGATGCTTTCCATTTGTTGCAGACTGAACCTTCTATTCAG AAAATGGTCATTTCACTATCATCTGACAAGGCTGTTTGGGATGTTGTTCTGAACAATGAGGCAGTTCGAGAAATCAGAGACTCGCTGAAACAAG CTGATAATGGCTTACAAGCTGGAAATTCTGAGGAGGGTCTCGACAAGTCTGATTCAGATGGGACTGTAGACATAATCGGTTGGATTGTTTTGAACACCAAGGAAAAAGTGTTGGAAATAGTTGAGAAGATCATAGAGTTTGTGAATGAGTGGTTTCAGCCTCCTGAGGAAGAGAAAACATCAGATGGGGATACTGATCCATTTGAGGAAAAACTGAGAACTTCCTTCTTCCTTTCCATCGTAGTTCtgcttgttgttgttgttgctcgAGCACAATGTGCGTAG
- the LOC101263682 gene encoding uncharacterized protein isoform X1, whose product MMRRSFSGGGGGTNGGGMLRAVQRAVRTGGTINGAAQESFSHSSTTKTTKSSTTTAHAFHTKASSNAVSLSSSSPLSNLPLSAAAAAALAPATWDSSSESEEWECLEDNNNNNKNNGILFDDYILGPVPSTDEVHHAVSALHQVLEPTYFAYSTNDGLGYKSNEDTSNELTSSINLTHEVLSSSGSVSDWIEPSIHICNSKLLQSYGSNRVYDAFHLLQTEPSIQKMVISLSSDKAVWDVVLNNEAVREIRDSLKQVDAADNGLQAGNSEEGLDKSDSDGTVDIIGWIVLNTKEKVLEIVEKIIEFVNEWFQPPEEEKTSDGDTDPFEEKLRTSFFLSIVVLLVVVVARAQCA is encoded by the exons ATGATGAGGCGATCATTcagtggtggtggtggaggaACTAATGGTGGCGGCATGTTAAGAGCCGTTCAAAGGGCTGTGAGGACAGGTGGCACTATCAACGGTGCGGCCCAAGAGTCCTTCTCTCACTCATCAACCACTAAAACAACCAAAAGTAGTACTACTACTGCCCACGCGTTTCACACCAAAGCGAGTAGTAACGCCGTTTCTCTCTCCTCTTCATCGCCTTTGTCTAATCTTCCGTTatctgctgctgctgctgccgCCCTTGCACCGGCCACCTGGGATTCTTCTTCCGAATCTGAAGAGTGGGAATGTTTagaggataataataataataataaaaataatggtatTTTATTTGATGATTATATTCTGGGTCCTGTTCCATCAACTGACGAAGTTCATCATGCAGTTTCTGCTCTTCATCA GGTCCTTGAACCAACCTATTTTGCATATTCTACCAACGACGGTCTTGGTTACAAATCAAATGAGGATACATCAAATGAACTCACTAGTTCAATTAACCTGACGCATGAAGTACTCTCTTCCAGTGGATCTGTGTCTGATTGGATTGAACCGTCTATTCATATCTGTAATTCGAAATTGTTACAGTCATATGGATCTAACCGAGTTTATGATGCTTTCCATTTGTTGCAGACTGAACCTTCTATTCAG AAAATGGTCATTTCACTATCATCTGACAAGGCTGTTTGGGATGTTGTTCTGAACAATGAGGCAGTTCGAGAAATCAGAGACTCGCTGAAACAAG TTGATGCAGCTGATAATGGCTTACAAGCTGGAAATTCTGAGGAGGGTCTCGACAAGTCTGATTCAGATGGGACTGTAGACATAATCGGTTGGATTGTTTTGAACACCAAGGAAAAAGTGTTGGAAATAGTTGAGAAGATCATAGAGTTTGTGAATGAGTGGTTTCAGCCTCCTGAGGAAGAGAAAACATCAGATGGGGATACTGATCCATTTGAGGAAAAACTGAGAACTTCCTTCTTCCTTTCCATCGTAGTTCtgcttgttgttgttgttgctcgAGCACAATGTGCGTAG
- the LOC138347263 gene encoding splicing factor-like protein 1, translated as MAKVIKDRLNGLSKGYGFVKFADIQQANSAITSMNGHRLDGRTIAVRVAGKPPQPAVPPGPVPAMPSYPVPNQSMGTYPSQQYAAGGPIGNAPPGSYPPPGTPVPWGPPVPPPYAQYPPLPPVAGQPIPPYGMQYPPSIPAASSGAPAQTVSSGENQQTFTSPGEAQQSYPPEMQSQNVYGNSVTTMPPNAQPAYPTSSYSYPSYYGVAPPPPPPSASHSNGNHSQGMSNVPWAPNPPTHAPPSLAEKHVYGADAEYEKFMLEM; from the coding sequence ATGGCTAAAGTTATAAAGGATCGTCTAAATGGTCTGAGTAAAGGTTATGGGTTTGTTAAGTTTGCGGATATTCAACAAGCTAATAGTGCTATAACTAGCATGAATGGCCACCGTCTTGACGGAAGAACCATTGCTGTGAGAGTTGCAGGTAAGCCGCCTCAGCCTGCTGTGCCTCCAGGACCTGTTCCGGCAATGCCTTCATACCCGGTTCCTAATCAGAGCATGGGGACATATCCGTCCCAGCAGTATGCAGCTGGTGGTCCTATTGGCAATGCTCCTCCTGGTAGCTATCCCCCACCTGGTACTCCAGTTCCATGGGGACCACCTGTGCCTCCGCCATATGCCCAGTACCCACCTCTTCCTCCTGTCGCAGGTCAACCCATCCCTCCATATGGAATGCAGTATCCTCCTTCAATTCCAGCAGCATCTTCTGGTGCCCCTGCTCAGACTGTTTCTTCTGGTGAAAACCAACAAACTTTCACATCTCCTGGTGAGGCACAACAAAGCTATCCTCCTGAAATGCAATCTCAGAATGTGTATGGTAACTCTGTCACAACAATGCCACCTAATGCTCAGCCTGCATATCCAACATCATCATACAGCTATCCATCTTATTATGGTGTCGCACCACCACCCCCTCCTCCATCTGCATCCCACTCCAATGGGAACCATTCACAGGGTATGAGTAATGTTCCCTGGGCTCCGAATCCACCAACTCATGCACCTCCATCATTAGCGGAGAAGCATGTCTATGGTGCGGATGCAGAATATGAGAAGTTCATGTTAGAAATGTAG
- the LOC101266106 gene encoding splicing factor-like protein 1 yields the protein MGSQSQSPAVETLDHNSSQNLASHDAQLQASDNSCPNQASEEQKLKIQRPLLSENGLTNTHSGTDRDQSGGEEETSSRRRRRSRWDPPPTEFTNDGTGGGDGSGTGRKRKSRWADDGSKPVIQLPDFMKDFTGGIEFDPEIQALNSRLLEISRKLQSGMPLDDRPEGARSPSPEPIYDNMGIRINTREFRAREKLNRERQEIISQIIKKNPAFKPPADYRPPKLQKKLYIPMKEFPGYNFIGLIIGPRGNTQKRMEKETGAKIVIRGKGSIKEGRFQQKGNLKPDPADNEDLHVLVEAENQESVEAAAAMVEKLLQPVDEVLNEHKKQQLKELAALNGTIRDEEFCRLCGEPGHRQYACPSRTTTFKSEVLCKICGDGGHPTIDCPVKNTTGKKMDDEY from the coding sequence ATGGGTTCCCAATCTCAATCTCCCGCAGTTGAAACCCTAGATCACAACTCATCACAAAACCTAGCTTCCCATGATGCCCAGCTTCAGGCGTCTGATAATTCCTGTCCAAATCAAGCATCAGAGGAGCAAAAACTCAAGATTCAGAGGCCGTTATTGTCGGAAAACGGATTGACAAACACTCACAGCGGCACCGACAGGGACCAATCAGGCGGCGAGGAAGAAACTAGCAGTAGAAGGAGACGGAGGAGCCGTTGGGATCCACCTCCCACTGAATTTACCAATGATGGGACCGGCGGCGGTGATGGAAGTGGGACTGGAAGAAAGAGGAAGTCGAGGTGGGCTGACGATGGGTCCAAACCCGTTATTCAATTGCCAGATTTCATGAAAGATTTCACTGGAGGTATTGAATTTGATCCTGAAATTCAAGCTCTTAATAGTAGATTACTTGAAATTAGTAGGAAATTGCAATCGGGTATGCCCTTGGATGATAGACCTGAAGGTGCTAGGTCACCTTCACCTGAACCTATATATGATAATATGGGAATTCGTATAAACACCAGGGAGTTTCGTGCACGAGAAAAGTTGAATAGGGAGAGACAAGAGATTATATCACAAATCATTAAGAAGAACCCTGCTTTTAAACCTCCTGCTGATTATAGGCCTCCTAAGCTTCAAAAGAAGCTCTACATTCCCATGAAGGAGTTCCCTGGCTATAATTTTATTGGGCTGATTATTGGTCCAAGAGGGAATACTCAGAAGAGGATGGAAAAGGAGACAGGAGCAAAGATTGTAATTCGAGGCAAAGGGTCAATCAAGGAGGGCAGGTTCCAGCAAAAGGGGAATTTGAAACCCGACCCTGCTGACAATGAAGATTTACATGTGTTGGTGGAAGCTGAGAACCAGGAGTCCGTTGAAGCTGCTGCCGCTATGGTGGAGAAGCTCTTGCAGCCTGTTGATGAAGTGCTCAATGAACATAAAAAGCAACAACTTAAGGAACTTGCTGCTTTGAATGGAACAATTAGAGATGAGGAGTTTTGTAGGCTATGTGGTGAACCAGGGCATAGGCAGTATGCATGTCCTTCTCGCACCACCACCTTTAAGAGTGAAGTTCTCTGTAAAATATGTGGTGATGGGGGACATCCTACTATCGATTGTCCAGTGAAAAATACTACTGGCAAGAAAATGGATGATGAGTACTAG